The genomic region CTTAAATTAGCCGGGAGCTCCCGACTGGGGCCCCTTTAATGGGTGGTAACTTAAGCACATGCCGAAGGTATGTAGTATGGTAGCCACCGGATTTATCCGGTGGTTAATGAGAAAAAAATGATATTCATGCCGAAGGTATGAAGGAAACGCTCTGCAGCGTACCTTCGGCACGCACGATGCTGTTATTCAAACACCACGGACTTACGTCCATGGCTACATTCCTAAGCTCTTCGAGCTCAAATATCTCTTAAATTCTACTCATTAGAGGCTCTGCCCCAGTATAAATACCTCCGGTGGCCGAGGAGCCCTCGGGGCCCTGCTAAAAAAGGTAGCAGCACGTATAAATACCCTTAAGTTCCCATCCATTAGGGGCCCCTTGCTGGGCGCCCCGCATTCCATACGGATAAAATCCATTCTCCTTACTGGGAGCATCGTGCTGGGAGCCCCGCATTCCAATGCGGAAGCTTTTACAGTACGGCACTCCAAGGCCATTTACCTTCAGAATTTACCAATCCCGCTTTTACGGGATTCTCCAGGATATAGTGGATCGCATTTTGAAAATGGTTTTCATTTCTGATAAAGCGATCCCAATATTCATTTTGCCATAGGTATATTTTTGAGCTGGGCGCCCCGCATTCCAATGCGGATGGTTTAGTCCTGTTCTTTAGGTCGGATTCATTTTCACCTAAAGTTGATTTGTAGTTTAAAAAAGCTTTTCGATCCTGCAAGTATGACTCACGGTATTGTTGCCATAAATCCTTGTCTTTTTGGACAAAGTAAGTGACATGCTTTTTCCACGACGCAACAAGCTGGGATAGAGGCCAACTTGGGTACGTTTTGATCAATAAATGAACGTGATTTGGCATGACGACATAGGCAAT from Lentisphaera profundi harbors:
- a CDS encoding transposase — protein: MKRKEFEDARNWHRRGFIPHYDASDKYQMVTYRLADSLPIDALKLGAPHSNADEMTKKRKADLSPLGAPHSNADEMTKKRKLTENFLDQSHGSCLLQTPKVAQKQIEAWEYFNGERYELIAYVVMPNHVHLLIKTYPSWPLSQLVASWKKHVTYFVQKDKDLWQQYRESYLQDRKAFLNYKSTLGENESDLKNRTKPSALECGAPSSKIYLWQNEYWDRFIRNENHFQNAIHYILENPVKAGLVNSEGKWPWSAVL